The following proteins are co-located in the Sphingorhabdus lutea genome:
- a CDS encoding RluA family pseudouridine synthase, whose product MSKNKQFDPEMAKEPEISDQVKQYIVKRDDDGIRLDRWFKRNLPDVNFALISRLTRTGQVRVDGKRVAPADRVATGQTIRVPPIDPQIDEQKQGRVRRETNFTDEEIDQIRSMVIHRDRAAIVINKPPGLATQGGSKTTTHVDGMLDALCFENNRRPKLVHRLDKDTSGVLLLARSPGTAAHFSKSFSDRSARKIYWAIIMGIPDIADGIIDLPIGKQPGTGGEKMHVDHENGQSARTRYRMIERAGNSAAWVELIPFTGRTHQLRVHMAAIGHPIVGDGKYGGKDAMLTGSISRKMHLHARRLRIDHPDGGRIDVKAELPEHFAATMRGLGFDLSLGDTEIDDGPPPPSKQVLKQQAKNYAKQIRKDKRGERRARGVNEDAGKKGARRKDGRDPTRSRFTAGGKPTTRGKSRAAEAEAEGRPIPRGRPKKASPLNKGGVNKGGGKAAAKPLNKKPKKQSTRNTPRPTGRAVVAKKPKRTSQPKGRKS is encoded by the coding sequence ATGAGTAAAAATAAACAATTTGACCCTGAAATGGCGAAAGAACCGGAAATTTCCGATCAGGTGAAACAATATATTGTGAAACGTGATGATGATGGCATTCGATTGGACCGTTGGTTCAAACGCAATTTGCCCGATGTAAATTTTGCATTGATTAGCCGCCTGACCCGCACAGGGCAGGTGCGCGTGGATGGAAAGCGCGTTGCGCCTGCCGACCGTGTTGCCACCGGTCAAACAATTCGTGTGCCGCCCATCGACCCGCAAATTGACGAACAAAAACAGGGGCGCGTGCGCCGCGAAACCAATTTTACTGATGAGGAAATTGACCAAATTCGTTCTATGGTTATCCACCGTGACCGCGCAGCAATTGTCATCAATAAACCGCCCGGCCTTGCCACACAGGGGGGCAGTAAAACCACAACCCATGTTGATGGCATGTTGGATGCGTTATGTTTTGAAAATAATCGCCGCCCCAAATTGGTCCACCGGTTGGATAAGGACACGTCGGGCGTATTATTATTGGCGCGCAGCCCCGGCACGGCCGCGCATTTTTCCAAAAGTTTTTCCGACCGCAGTGCGCGAAAAATTTATTGGGCGATTATCATGGGTATTCCCGATATTGCCGATGGTATTATCGATCTGCCCATTGGGAAACAGCCCGGAACTGGCGGCGAAAAAATGCATGTTGACCATGAAAATGGGCAAAGTGCGCGCACCCGTTATCGGATGATTGAACGCGCAGGTAACAGCGCGGCGTGGGTGGAGCTTATCCCCTTTACCGGGCGGACGCACCAATTGCGCGTGCATATGGCGGCCATTGGCCATCCCATTGTGGGGGACGGAAAATATGGCGGCAAGGATGCGATGCTGACCGGTTCGATAAGCCGTAAAATGCACCTTCATGCGCGGCGATTGCGCATCGATCATCCCGATGGTGGCCGCATTGATGTAAAGGCCGAATTGCCCGAACATTTTGCCGCAACCATGCGCGGTTTGGGATTTGACTTATCCTTAGGCGATACCGAAATTGACGATGGCCCGCCCCCGCCCAGCAAACAGGTATTAAAGCAGCAGGCGAAAAATTACGCCAAACAAATTCGCAAGGATAAACGGGGCGAGCGCCGCGCACGGGGCGTGAATGAAGATGCGGGTAAAAAAGGCGCGCGCCGTAAAGATGGCCGTGACCCCACCCGCAGCCGCTTTACCGCAGGGGGTAAGCCCACCACCAGAGGCAAAAGCCGCGCGGCAGAGGCCGAGGCGGAGGGTCGCCCAATTCCAAGGGGTCGCCCCAAAAAGGCATCGCCATTAAATAAGGGCGGGGTAAATAAAGGGGGCGGTAAGGCCGCCGCAAAGCCGCTTAATAAAAAGCCAAAAAAGCAAAGCACACGAAACACGCCGCGCCCAACGGGACGCGCAGTGGTGGCGAAAAAGCCAAAGCGCACATCACAACCAAAAGGCCGAAAAAGCTAG
- the crcB gene encoding fluoride efflux transporter CrcB has product MYASILVMAGGAIGALLRFQLGQFMSRIWGVNYPYGTFAANILGGFAMGILAAYLIKYHIGETLRLFAGVGVLGGFTTFSAFSLELFQMGQNGNVAAAFIYAILSVVLTLAALMAGYFLMKSGV; this is encoded by the coding sequence ATGTATGCTTCCATTCTTGTCATGGCGGGCGGGGCCATTGGGGCGTTGCTGCGTTTTCAACTGGGCCAATTTATGTCGCGAATTTGGGGGGTAAATTATCCCTATGGCACATTTGCGGCCAATATATTGGGCGGTTTTGCCATGGGAATTTTGGCGGCTTATTTGATTAAATATCATATAGGCGAAACGCTGCGTTTATTTGCAGGCGTGGGGGTGTTAGGCGGTTTTACAACCTTTTCGGCATTTAGTTTGGAATTATTCCAAATGGGACAAAATGGCAATGTAGCGGCTGCTTTTATATATGCTATTTTGTCGGTTGTGCTTACGCTGGCCGCGTTGATGGCGGGTTATTTTTTGATGAAATCTGGGGTCTGA